The Microbulbifer hydrolyticus genome has a segment encoding these proteins:
- a CDS encoding LON peptidase substrate-binding domain-containing protein, translated as MSLIPLFPLNMALFPGVTLPLRIFEQRYLRLVTESLKTDTGFGVALIRNGREVGQAEVWPLGLYVRIVDWSQGEEGLLHIDVAGESRFRVLETFPEEDGLLMAEVEWLPEEESHPVPESCDGLLAILNELKQHAATLALKFEPVETAEALSWQLAQLLPLEDAARVELLASHDPLERLASIASNLDRWAKE; from the coding sequence TTGTCGTTGATACCTCTATTTCCTCTGAACATGGCGCTGTTTCCCGGTGTAACGCTGCCGTTACGGATATTTGAACAGCGCTACCTGCGCCTGGTTACCGAGTCACTGAAGACCGACACTGGCTTTGGTGTGGCGTTGATTCGCAATGGCCGGGAAGTCGGGCAGGCCGAAGTGTGGCCGCTGGGGCTGTATGTACGCATTGTGGACTGGAGTCAGGGCGAGGAGGGGTTGCTGCATATCGATGTGGCTGGTGAGTCCCGCTTCCGCGTGCTGGAAACCTTTCCTGAGGAAGATGGGTTGTTGATGGCGGAAGTGGAATGGTTGCCCGAGGAGGAGTCGCACCCGGTGCCGGAGAGTTGCGATGGCCTGCTGGCGATATTGAACGAACTCAAACAGCACGCCGCCACCCTGGCGCTGAAATTCGAACCGGTAGAAACCGCCGAAGCGCTGTCCTGGCAGCTGGCCCAGCTGCTGCCTCTGGAAGATGCCGCGCGGGTGGAGCTACTGGCCAGTCACGACCCTCTGGAGCGGCTGGCGAGCATTGCCTCGAACCTGGACCGCTGGGCGAAAGAGTAG
- a CDS encoding DUF2339 domain-containing protein, translated as MDNFVLLGVLLIITVIVGAFMGIFAFAEVRSLRVEVRRLRAMMEGGQGSERKDSYAAPASVSTVVQKPDEIESPEEAGKTAAPHIASHSTTHSSAQNVPSGKPSVAARYASRQVQQSRAAAAQSVRGRAASPQAVATRALFWTRLQENWMVWLGGACVALAGVFLARYGIEQGLLGPKVRVAMGLVTAVALYVASEVLRRKTGSSHPTFAALAGGGAITAFAAVLSAVHLYHLMAPGLAFGLLAVVAMITMWLARLHGPVLAAIGMLGAYSVPAMVSTGSGNVLGAMIYALIISVSVLFLLRHVYRAWLWLGLLAGALAWWLISLVGHQADDWRGVYLAVLAYLLLAVVPGNWSLTKPEDISGEGRGNSPAGKIAPLIVPSLLVLVAAQCLSILREGFQPAVIWAWSPLAIVVLVAARQRASLALVPWTLVVGQLVAWLAVRLDHWGEQNVRLIPLPAEQQGSFLLYLLVTAALFAGFALFNYRRGLARYWWASLAVMAPLLTLLTGYVLAGDYLPVYWWCLYAAVFGAVCMYLGSRGALHQWHKGMVVWLFIAAHFAYSLAVCLWLEQASLTLALALQAVSLAWIVRRFEVPALGWLLKAVLLLVVVRLTLNPWLLTYSDDSHWSLWTYGGSALCAWVAARILSRAVNHSYQPLAVWAEAVALHLLVLALWAECRYWLYGGNAFAAEFSFTEAVINMWLFTMLGLVYYRKSRVSDSFSRWYDGYSRLLVVAGLGNYLAILFATATSAPWAWHAIGERPVFNMLVPAFAGAALLAAVVSRFYLPGVRRLAALIAAVAAFVWVSLEVRHLWQGSIRLDTPAETGELYTYSAVWLALAVAGILLGSWRGWRSCYQGGMAVLALVIVKLFLVDMSGLEGLLRVASFMGMGLALLGIAYLHQKLGGKSAGQGQ; from the coding sequence ATGGACAACTTTGTCTTACTCGGTGTGCTGCTGATCATCACGGTCATCGTCGGCGCATTTATGGGGATCTTTGCATTTGCCGAAGTCAGAAGCCTGCGGGTGGAGGTGCGTCGCCTGCGCGCGATGATGGAAGGGGGGCAGGGCAGTGAGCGCAAAGACAGTTACGCAGCGCCGGCCAGTGTATCTACTGTGGTGCAGAAGCCTGACGAAATAGAGTCGCCTGAAGAGGCGGGCAAAACTGCTGCCCCCCATATTGCCTCCCATTCCACCACCCACTCCTCCGCTCAGAATGTACCCAGTGGCAAGCCGTCCGTGGCTGCGCGATACGCCTCGCGTCAGGTACAACAGTCCCGTGCTGCGGCGGCGCAATCTGTGCGCGGCAGAGCGGCGAGCCCGCAAGCGGTGGCCACTCGTGCTCTTTTCTGGACCCGATTGCAGGAAAACTGGATGGTGTGGCTGGGCGGCGCCTGCGTCGCTCTGGCGGGGGTTTTTCTCGCCCGCTATGGCATCGAGCAGGGGTTGCTGGGGCCGAAAGTGCGCGTGGCCATGGGGCTGGTTACTGCGGTGGCGCTGTATGTTGCCTCCGAGGTATTGCGCCGCAAAACCGGCAGCAGCCATCCCACCTTTGCTGCCCTCGCCGGTGGTGGCGCGATTACCGCGTTTGCCGCGGTACTGTCTGCGGTACACCTCTACCACCTGATGGCGCCGGGGCTCGCGTTCGGCCTGCTGGCAGTGGTCGCCATGATTACCATGTGGTTGGCGCGGCTGCACGGGCCGGTACTGGCGGCCATCGGCATGCTCGGCGCCTACTCGGTACCGGCGATGGTCTCCACCGGCAGCGGCAACGTGCTGGGCGCCATGATCTATGCGTTGATCATCAGTGTGTCGGTACTCTTTCTACTGCGGCATGTTTACCGCGCCTGGCTATGGCTCGGGCTGCTGGCGGGTGCATTGGCCTGGTGGCTGATCTCTCTGGTGGGGCACCAGGCCGACGACTGGCGCGGTGTTTACCTGGCGGTATTGGCGTACCTGTTGCTGGCGGTAGTGCCGGGCAACTGGTCACTGACAAAACCGGAAGACATAAGCGGGGAGGGCCGTGGGAACAGCCCGGCCGGCAAAATTGCCCCGCTGATCGTGCCCAGCCTGCTGGTTCTGGTCGCCGCTCAGTGCCTGTCAATCCTGCGTGAGGGTTTTCAGCCTGCGGTAATTTGGGCGTGGAGCCCTCTGGCCATCGTGGTGCTGGTAGCGGCGCGTCAGCGCGCCAGCCTCGCGCTGGTGCCCTGGACGCTTGTGGTCGGCCAGCTGGTTGCGTGGCTGGCTGTGCGACTCGACCATTGGGGGGAGCAGAATGTACGCCTGATACCGCTACCCGCAGAGCAGCAGGGGAGTTTCCTGTTGTACCTGCTGGTCACCGCTGCGCTGTTTGCAGGGTTTGCGCTGTTCAATTATCGCCGGGGGCTGGCGCGTTACTGGTGGGCTTCATTGGCGGTAATGGCACCATTGCTGACCCTGTTGACGGGTTATGTGCTGGCCGGGGACTACCTGCCGGTGTACTGGTGGTGCCTGTACGCCGCGGTATTCGGCGCGGTATGCATGTATCTGGGGAGTCGCGGTGCGCTGCACCAGTGGCACAAGGGCATGGTGGTGTGGCTGTTTATTGCAGCGCATTTCGCCTACAGCCTGGCGGTGTGCCTTTGGCTGGAGCAGGCCAGCCTTACCCTGGCGCTGGCTCTGCAAGCGGTTTCCCTGGCCTGGATAGTCCGGCGCTTTGAGGTGCCGGCACTGGGCTGGTTGCTGAAAGCAGTGCTGTTGCTGGTAGTTGTCCGCCTTACCCTGAACCCGTGGCTGCTTACCTACAGTGATGATTCGCACTGGTCCCTGTGGACCTACGGCGGTTCTGCGCTGTGCGCATGGGTTGCCGCGCGGATCCTGAGCCGCGCAGTGAATCACTCATACCAGCCGCTGGCGGTCTGGGCCGAGGCCGTGGCGTTGCACCTGCTGGTGCTCGCACTCTGGGCCGAGTGTCGCTACTGGCTGTATGGCGGCAATGCATTTGCCGCGGAATTCAGCTTTACCGAGGCGGTGATCAACATGTGGTTGTTCACTATGCTCGGACTGGTTTATTACCGCAAATCGCGGGTCTCCGACAGCTTCAGTCGCTGGTACGACGGCTACAGTCGCCTGCTGGTCGTGGCGGGGCTGGGAAATTACCTGGCGATCCTGTTTGCCACTGCCACCAGTGCACCCTGGGCGTGGCACGCCATTGGCGAGCGCCCGGTATTCAATATGCTGGTGCCAGCGTTTGCCGGCGCTGCACTGCTTGCAGCCGTGGTCAGCCGGTTTTATTTGCCCGGTGTGCGCAGGTTGGCGGCGCTGATTGCGGCGGTGGCCGCATTTGTCTGGGTGTCACTGGAGGTCCGGCACCTGTGGCAGGGCAGTATCCGGCTGGACACCCCGGCGGAGACCGGTGAGTTGTATACCTACTCCGCCGTCTGGTTGGCGCTGGCCGTGGCGGGGATCCTGCTCGGGAGCTGGCGCGGATGGCGCAGCTGCTATCAGGGCGGTATGGCGGTGCTGGCGCTGGTGATTGTAAAGCTGTTTCTGGTGGATATGTCAGGGCTTGAGGGGCTGCTGCGAGTGGCTTCTTTTATGGGAATGGGGCTGGCCCTGCTGGGAATCGCCTATCTTCATCAGAAACTCGGCGGGAAAAGCGCAGGTCAGGGCCAATAA
- a CDS encoding YhdP family protein produces the protein MLWLRWFARKFWLLVVVVVISLAILVQTGRILSPQVGKYSPEIGRWFSARLGAPVQLEHISLRWKALEVALQIDGLKIGAEGQVRLERGLFHLDLLSTIWNRELIWKNLEVDGFSAQLQQHAEGGWQVQGFPLVASAPDSDVEVGEGGLRLGDPARIFQLGPKVLVRDASIGLALAGGQSANLDLREIQLENSGNFHRLVARAYVTGAMESLHSGEESLHLVLEGHGNPRNSEDFSLKGYVQLNELLVDADLVGLLHQLSPLPEKLYWPGRKLAGGRLWLSSDAQNGYSLRGDLSLAQMPEAGGDPAATGQTQKSGALETLNALSSNISGRWRPGDSWELVLQELGLNWQQLEVPEVNLQASGDEYGNLQLAVDQIELQAWHRVLRVLELIPEKADEWLNALEPTGELQNVRLARTDGELTVAANLHDVVAGAHRGAPAVTGVNGYVSMNGRGGRVELASGTGFSAHFPQLYEAPFAFGAARGTVAWDIDREHNTVSIYSGPILLDSAADPETGAIPAAGAFRGQFLLQIPLKPHTRAADFTLALGLRNVAVEEQRNLVPTVVSDDLRKWLNQSVGKHNDGRIPTAGFIYRGYSYREGDDEDLLALGQHDFRHTMQLQADIRDSSLEYAPDWPAAEDVDGHLTINDHDVLVVAPKARLWNVDGANVSVHLSPESGGSRLDVRAELAGPAADGLKILRESPLREQLGSAFDDWSLDGAMRGTLQLSQPLGGAEFEPSQQIDLELSGGSLSLQNLKLNIEQLAGNVRFHSRDGLKGSSFRGRLWGKPLRANIQHLGAGDTRDTQVVVRGEAVTESIGEWSGRPELQWLDGALDYTARVTIPAKAKEKPYAAVLELSSDLEQVAVNLPAPLGKPAGEKSRFVLRVPIGDEGNLYHLSYGEHLQGQIWQVGGQLERASIALNAQAKLPKSPGISVIGDLPVVDLQPWKKALAIYTDSPGPKSQPAAQTALSDADKTVSDSAGDGQTGEGDSPLPISLDLSTDLLQVSETTRIENIHMRGRGLGADWQLDFDSETAAGELVGTLNSATPLQLKLAHLRLPALTPKAQAEEVAEESDENTGSLAARLKDRWKGFDFTSLPSVDFSTENLWLGEEPMGPWSFELRPSAERLVVSEIEGTMRGIRIESRGKGENRLGAQLMWMRDDQGRESSQFIGRLSGDNLGHVLQAWGQEAAIESRSAVFDTALRWQGSPAMMSANSLNGEIRIDIRNGRFMRASDNAGTSLLRLLSLFNFDTWARRLRLDFSDLVQSGLTFDRVHGEVYFEGDGELLIAVPIQVEGPTSELQMAGRVNLQREDLNLTLVATLPVGNNLAFVAALAGGLPAAAGVYLISKVFKKQVDRVASVSYRISGEWSDPKVRFDKLFDDGAAGREGQSAVAQSKKEKAAGRDTQSAESAGVEIPAQRAGDVPADLPADTSRQAPPKPMPYGAG, from the coding sequence ATGCTGTGGTTGCGCTGGTTCGCCCGCAAGTTCTGGTTGCTGGTGGTGGTGGTGGTGATCTCTCTGGCCATTCTGGTGCAGACCGGTCGCATCCTGTCGCCCCAGGTGGGCAAGTACAGCCCGGAAATCGGCCGCTGGTTCTCCGCGCGCCTTGGTGCTCCGGTGCAACTCGAACACATCTCCCTGCGCTGGAAGGCGCTCGAGGTGGCGCTGCAGATCGACGGCCTGAAAATTGGTGCCGAGGGGCAGGTGCGGCTGGAGCGAGGCCTGTTTCACCTGGACCTGCTGTCGACCATCTGGAACCGGGAACTGATCTGGAAGAATCTGGAAGTTGACGGGTTCTCCGCACAGCTGCAGCAGCACGCCGAGGGTGGCTGGCAGGTGCAGGGTTTCCCTCTGGTGGCTAGCGCTCCGGACAGCGATGTAGAAGTCGGGGAGGGCGGGCTGCGTCTGGGTGATCCGGCACGGATCTTCCAGCTGGGGCCAAAGGTGCTGGTGCGCGATGCGAGTATTGGCCTGGCCCTGGCCGGTGGCCAGTCTGCGAATCTGGACCTGCGTGAGATACAGCTTGAGAACAGCGGCAACTTTCACCGCCTGGTGGCGCGTGCTTACGTTACCGGCGCCATGGAGAGCTTGCACAGCGGTGAGGAAAGCCTGCATCTGGTACTGGAGGGCCACGGCAACCCCCGCAACAGCGAAGACTTTTCCCTCAAGGGCTATGTGCAGCTGAACGAGTTGCTGGTGGATGCCGACCTTGTTGGACTGTTGCACCAGCTGTCGCCTCTGCCGGAAAAGCTCTACTGGCCGGGGCGCAAGCTCGCCGGCGGTCGCCTCTGGCTCAGCTCGGACGCCCAAAATGGCTACAGCCTGCGCGGAGACCTCAGCCTTGCGCAGATGCCCGAAGCCGGAGGCGATCCCGCGGCAACGGGCCAGACGCAAAAGAGTGGTGCACTGGAAACCCTGAATGCCCTGTCCAGCAATATTTCCGGACGCTGGCGCCCGGGGGACTCCTGGGAGCTGGTACTGCAGGAGCTGGGGCTCAACTGGCAGCAACTGGAAGTCCCTGAGGTCAATCTGCAGGCCAGCGGTGACGAGTACGGCAACCTGCAGCTCGCGGTGGATCAGATCGAGTTGCAGGCCTGGCACCGGGTGCTCCGCGTACTGGAGCTGATACCCGAAAAAGCCGACGAGTGGCTCAACGCCCTGGAACCCACGGGCGAATTGCAGAATGTGCGCCTCGCACGCACTGACGGTGAACTTACCGTGGCCGCCAACCTGCACGATGTGGTGGCGGGGGCACATCGCGGCGCCCCGGCGGTTACCGGCGTGAATGGCTATGTGTCGATGAATGGTCGCGGCGGCCGTGTGGAGCTTGCAAGTGGCACCGGCTTCAGTGCGCACTTCCCGCAGTTGTACGAGGCCCCGTTTGCATTCGGTGCGGCCCGCGGCACGGTGGCCTGGGATATTGATCGCGAACACAACACCGTTTCCATTTACTCGGGACCGATTTTGCTGGACTCGGCCGCAGATCCCGAGACAGGTGCGATACCTGCTGCCGGTGCGTTTCGCGGCCAGTTCCTGCTGCAGATTCCGCTTAAGCCGCACACCCGCGCTGCCGATTTCACCCTCGCGCTGGGGTTGCGCAATGTAGCGGTGGAGGAACAGCGCAACCTTGTGCCCACTGTGGTGAGCGATGACCTGCGTAAGTGGCTGAACCAGAGTGTGGGCAAACACAACGACGGGCGTATACCGACCGCCGGGTTTATCTACCGTGGATACAGCTATCGGGAAGGGGACGACGAGGACTTACTGGCGCTTGGCCAGCACGATTTCCGCCACACCATGCAGTTGCAGGCCGATATCCGCGACAGCAGTCTCGAGTACGCGCCGGATTGGCCAGCGGCGGAAGATGTCGACGGGCATCTGACCATCAATGATCACGATGTACTTGTGGTGGCCCCCAAGGCGCGGCTGTGGAATGTGGATGGAGCGAATGTCTCTGTCCACCTGTCCCCTGAGTCCGGCGGGTCCCGGCTGGACGTGCGTGCGGAGCTCGCGGGCCCCGCCGCCGATGGACTGAAAATCCTGCGGGAATCTCCCCTGCGCGAGCAGCTGGGCAGTGCCTTTGATGACTGGTCACTTGACGGTGCCATGCGGGGCACCTTGCAACTCAGCCAGCCGTTGGGCGGTGCGGAATTCGAGCCCAGCCAGCAGATCGACCTGGAACTGTCCGGGGGCAGCCTTTCCCTGCAGAACCTCAAGCTGAACATCGAGCAACTGGCCGGCAACGTGCGTTTCCACAGCCGCGACGGCCTCAAGGGTTCCAGTTTCCGCGGCCGTTTATGGGGTAAGCCGCTGCGGGCCAACATCCAGCACCTGGGCGCTGGCGATACGCGTGATACCCAGGTAGTGGTACGCGGCGAGGCGGTGACCGAGAGTATCGGTGAATGGAGTGGGCGGCCGGAATTACAGTGGCTGGATGGTGCTCTGGATTACACCGCACGCGTCACCATTCCGGCTAAAGCCAAGGAAAAACCCTATGCGGCAGTGCTGGAATTGTCTTCCGACCTGGAGCAGGTGGCCGTAAACCTGCCCGCGCCGCTGGGAAAGCCCGCTGGCGAGAAATCCCGCTTTGTCCTGCGGGTGCCCATTGGCGATGAGGGTAATCTCTACCATCTCAGTTACGGTGAGCACTTGCAGGGGCAGATATGGCAGGTCGGCGGGCAGCTGGAGCGGGCGTCGATAGCGTTGAACGCACAGGCTAAACTGCCGAAATCTCCGGGAATCTCTGTTATTGGCGACCTGCCAGTGGTGGATCTGCAGCCGTGGAAAAAGGCACTGGCCATCTACACCGATAGTCCGGGTCCAAAAAGCCAGCCCGCCGCTCAAACTGCCTTGTCAGACGCAGACAAAACCGTTTCGGACAGCGCGGGCGATGGCCAGACCGGTGAGGGCGATTCGCCACTGCCGATCTCCCTCGATCTCAGTACTGACCTGTTGCAGGTTTCCGAAACCACCAGGATCGAGAATATTCATATGCGCGGGCGCGGTCTGGGAGCGGACTGGCAACTGGACTTCGACAGCGAGACTGCGGCCGGCGAGCTCGTCGGTACACTCAACTCGGCGACACCGCTGCAGCTGAAGCTGGCTCACCTGCGGCTGCCTGCGCTGACGCCGAAAGCGCAGGCAGAGGAGGTGGCAGAAGAAAGTGATGAAAATACAGGCTCGCTCGCTGCCCGGCTTAAGGACCGCTGGAAAGGTTTTGACTTTACCAGTCTGCCCAGTGTGGACTTCAGCACCGAAAACTTGTGGCTGGGCGAGGAACCCATGGGGCCCTGGTCATTCGAGCTGCGGCCTTCTGCAGAGCGCCTGGTGGTGAGTGAAATCGAGGGAACCATGCGTGGTATCCGCATCGAAAGCCGCGGGAAAGGAGAAAACCGTCTGGGCGCACAGTTGATGTGGATGCGCGATGATCAAGGTCGCGAGTCTTCACAGTTTATCGGCCGCCTCAGTGGCGACAACCTCGGGCACGTACTGCAGGCCTGGGGGCAGGAAGCCGCAATCGAAAGCCGCAGTGCAGTATTTGATACCGCGCTGCGCTGGCAGGGTTCACCGGCAATGATGAGCGCCAACAGTCTGAATGGCGAGATCCGGATCGATATCCGCAATGGCCGTTTTATGCGTGCCAGTGACAACGCCGGGACTTCGCTATTGCGCCTGCTTTCGCTGTTCAATTTCGATACCTGGGCGCGGCGCCTTCGCCTGGATTTCTCCGATCTGGTGCAGAGCGGCCTGACTTTTGACCGTGTGCATGGCGAAGTATATTTCGAGGGGGACGGAGAGCTGCTGATCGCGGTTCCGATCCAGGTGGAAGGCCCCACCAGCGAGCTGCAGATGGCGGGTCGCGTGAACCTTCAGCGCGAAGACCTCAACCTGACCCTCGTGGCAACGCTGCCGGTTGGCAACAACCTGGCTTTCGTGGCCGCGCTGGCGGGGGGGCTGCCCGCGGCGGCGGGGGTCTACCTGATCAGTAAGGTGTTCAAGAAGCAGGTGGACCGGGTGGCCAGTGTGAGTTATCGCATCAGCGGTGAGTGGTCGGATCCGAAAGTGCGATTTGACAAGCTGTTTGACGATGGTGCCGCCGGCCGAGAAGGGCAGAGCGCCGTGGCCCAGAGTAAAAAGGAAAAGGCCGCAGGCCGCGATACTCAATCAGCGGAATCCGCCGGTGTGGAAATACCTGCGCAACGCGCGGGTGACGTGCCAGCGGATCTGCCTGCAGACACCTCCCGCCAGGCGCCACCGAAGCCGATGCCATATGGGGCTGGTTGA
- a CDS encoding peptidylprolyl isomerase, producing MPRATARHILVESEAQCQDLKKQIEDGADFGKIAQQYSKCPSGRNGGDLGEFSQGQMVPEFDKVVFNDELNKVHGPVKTQFGYHLLEVTSRSD from the coding sequence GTGCCAAGAGCAACAGCCCGCCACATCCTCGTGGAAAGCGAAGCCCAGTGTCAGGATCTGAAAAAGCAGATTGAAGATGGCGCTGATTTCGGAAAAATTGCCCAGCAATATTCCAAGTGCCCCTCGGGCCGCAATGGTGGTGACCTGGGTGAGTTCAGCCAGGGTCAGATGGTTCCGGAATTCGACAAGGTGGTTTTCAACGATGAGCTGAACAAGGTGCACGGTCCGGTGAAAACCCAGTTCGGTTATCACCTGCTGGAAGTCACCAGTCGTAGCGATTAA
- a CDS encoding glutamate-5-semialdehyde dehydrogenase yields the protein MQAMGRAARAAARLMARADTGTKNAALKAIAAELDAQRPQLAAANAKDMQNGRDNGLDAALLDRLELTDGRIDAMIEGLNQIAELPDPVGEVSDLKYRPSGIQVGKMRVPLGVVGIIYESRPNVTIDAASLCLKSGNATILRGGSEALHSNGAIAACVAAGLRKAGLPETAVQVVGTTDRAAVGALISMPEYVDVIVPRGGKGLIERISREARVPVIKHLDGICHVYIDDRADPAKAFNIALNAKTHRYGVCNAMETLLVAEAVAAEFLPKLAAAYVEKGVELRGCDKTRAILAGALPATEEDWATEYLAPILAIGVVADMDAAMEHIACYSSGHTESIVTEDYTRARRFMAEVDSSSVIVNASTRFADGFEYGLGAEIGISTDKIHARGPVGLEGLTSQKWIVFGDGQIRE from the coding sequence ATGCAGGCAATGGGCCGCGCCGCCCGCGCTGCAGCCCGCCTGATGGCTCGCGCTGATACCGGCACCAAAAATGCTGCCCTCAAGGCCATTGCCGCCGAGCTGGATGCTCAGCGACCGCAGCTGGCGGCGGCCAACGCCAAAGACATGCAGAATGGCCGCGACAACGGGCTCGATGCGGCCCTGCTCGATCGCCTGGAGCTGACGGATGGGCGCATCGACGCCATGATCGAAGGGCTGAACCAGATTGCTGAGCTGCCCGATCCGGTCGGAGAGGTGAGTGATCTCAAATATCGACCCAGCGGTATTCAGGTGGGGAAAATGCGTGTGCCCCTGGGGGTGGTGGGAATCATTTACGAGTCCCGCCCCAATGTAACCATCGACGCCGCCAGCCTGTGCCTGAAGTCCGGTAACGCCACGATACTGCGCGGCGGCAGTGAAGCCCTGCATTCCAATGGCGCTATCGCCGCCTGTGTGGCGGCTGGCCTGAGGAAAGCCGGCCTGCCGGAAACCGCGGTACAGGTGGTGGGTACCACCGATCGCGCGGCGGTGGGGGCCCTGATTTCCATGCCGGAATATGTGGATGTGATCGTTCCCCGCGGCGGCAAAGGCCTGATCGAGCGCATCAGCCGTGAAGCGCGGGTGCCGGTGATCAAACACCTGGATGGCATCTGTCATGTCTACATCGACGACCGCGCAGATCCGGCCAAGGCGTTCAATATTGCGCTGAATGCCAAGACCCACCGCTACGGGGTATGCAACGCGATGGAGACCCTGCTGGTGGCCGAGGCCGTTGCCGCTGAGTTTCTACCGAAACTCGCGGCGGCCTATGTCGAGAAGGGGGTGGAGTTGCGCGGCTGCGACAAGACGCGCGCGATTCTCGCCGGAGCGCTGCCTGCGACGGAAGAAGACTGGGCCACCGAATACCTGGCACCGATACTGGCAATTGGGGTGGTGGCGGATATGGACGCGGCGATGGAGCATATTGCCTGTTACAGCTCCGGTCACACCGAGTCCATCGTGACAGAGGACTACACCCGCGCCCGCCGGTTTATGGCGGAAGTGGACTCCAGCTCCGTGATCGTGAACGCTTCCACCCGTTTCGCCGATGGCTTCGAATACGGCCTGGGCGCGGAGATCGGTATCAGTACCGACAAGATCCACGCTCGCGGCCCGGTAGGCCTTGAGGGGCTGACATCGCAGAAGTGGATCGTATTCGGGGACGGGCAGATCCGGGAATGA
- the nadD gene encoding nicotinate-nucleotide adenylyltransferase yields the protein MALELKELLGFDEMRLLPSHQPAHRAEPGVSAGARRDMLALALEHCPALLLDERELQRAGPTYTVDTLEELRAELGSEVSISFCMGLDSLLGLPGWHRWERLIQLAHLVVVTRPGWQIPRDGEVAELLARHRADAAELKRKPAGCILLREQTLLPISATGIRSLIASGRSPQYLLPERVFDYIQTHQLYKSEKQ from the coding sequence ATGGCTTTGGAACTGAAAGAATTGCTGGGCTTTGACGAGATGCGCCTGCTGCCCTCGCACCAGCCAGCGCACCGCGCAGAGCCCGGTGTCAGTGCCGGTGCCCGGCGAGACATGCTGGCGCTGGCGCTGGAACATTGCCCGGCGCTGCTGCTGGATGAGCGGGAGCTGCAGCGCGCAGGCCCCACCTATACCGTGGATACCCTGGAAGAACTGCGGGCGGAGCTCGGCAGCGAGGTTTCCATCAGCTTCTGCATGGGGCTGGATTCCCTGCTCGGTCTGCCCGGCTGGCACCGCTGGGAACGACTGATACAACTTGCCCATCTGGTGGTGGTTACTCGCCCCGGCTGGCAGATTCCCCGAGACGGAGAGGTGGCGGAATTACTGGCACGCCACCGCGCTGACGCGGCGGAACTGAAGCGGAAACCGGCCGGTTGTATTCTGCTGCGGGAACAGACGCTGCTGCCGATCTCGGCCACGGGAATTCGCAGCCTGATCGCGAGCGGCCGCTCACCGCAGTATTTACTGCCCGAGCGGGTGTTCGACTACATTCAAACTCATCAGCTCTACAAGAGCGAAAAACAATAG
- a CDS encoding neutral zinc metallopeptidase → MRWRQGRRSSNVEDRRGEKAPGGGGMGGLGNLLALAPFLLRSKKGWLILLALGAIYYFGGNLFSGMPGTESPSAGPDAQTGPGTAGAGANDEVAQFVSVVLADTEDTWGNLFQQAGSQYGPPKLVLYNDAVRSACGLSSAAVGPFYCPGDQKVYLDLSFMNELKKLGAPGDFAFAYVIAHEVGHHVQNLMGTSEKIQQARMRADKVTSNRLSVMLELQADCFAGVWAFYAHRDRNMLEPGDIEEGLRAAAAVGDDHLQRRAGRAVSPDAFTHGSAEQRAYWFNQGFTTGDVNKCNTFAALSGQ, encoded by the coding sequence ATGCGCTGGCGCCAGGGTCGTAGAAGTTCGAATGTGGAAGATCGCCGTGGGGAAAAAGCGCCCGGTGGTGGCGGCATGGGCGGGCTGGGCAACTTGCTTGCCCTCGCGCCCTTTTTACTGCGCAGCAAGAAGGGCTGGCTAATCCTGCTGGCGCTCGGCGCCATCTACTATTTCGGCGGCAACCTTTTTAGCGGGATGCCGGGTACGGAGTCTCCCAGCGCTGGTCCCGATGCGCAGACAGGGCCGGGGACCGCAGGTGCGGGCGCTAACGACGAAGTGGCGCAGTTTGTCTCTGTGGTGCTGGCGGATACCGAGGATACCTGGGGCAACTTATTCCAGCAGGCAGGCTCCCAATACGGCCCACCCAAGCTGGTGCTGTACAACGATGCGGTGCGCTCCGCCTGCGGCCTGAGTTCCGCCGCGGTTGGCCCGTTTTATTGCCCCGGCGACCAGAAGGTATATCTCGACCTGAGCTTTATGAACGAACTCAAGAAGCTTGGAGCGCCGGGTGACTTTGCATTTGCCTATGTGATCGCCCATGAGGTTGGTCACCATGTACAGAACCTGATGGGCACCTCGGAAAAGATACAGCAGGCGCGTATGCGTGCGGACAAGGTAACGTCCAACCGCTTGTCGGTCATGCTGGAGCTGCAGGCGGATTGCTTCGCCGGCGTGTGGGCATTTTACGCCCACCGCGACCGCAATATGCTGGAACCCGGTGACATAGAAGAAGGCCTCCGTGCCGCTGCAGCGGTCGGCGACGACCACCTGCAACGCCGCGCCGGCCGCGCGGTATCACCGGACGCCTTCACCCACGGCAGCGCGGAACAACGCGCGTACTGGTTTAACCAGGGCTTTACGACGGGTGACGTGAACAAGTGCAATACCTTTGCGGCATTGTCCGGGCAATGA